In the Nitrospirales bacterium LBB_01 genome, one interval contains:
- a CDS encoding metal-dependent transcriptional regulator, with protein MNNNCTEVDEYLESLWYINERGQGAVSDICEHTVGGLEDDSRGGLSDEVIEKLVSDNLVEIDSTGKIKGLTPKGLERARQIVRAHRLAERLLYDVMGKNIEDGACEFEHIVTMELVDSICTLLGHPKECPHGLPIPQGRCCELSTKSVNSSVIHLDELDIGKYARIAYVNCPNDQLIHRLNGLSIRPGVTVKLHQNYPTFVIECEGMHIALDNELAENICVWRESEFANDPTAPDKAVKRRFPFLRRLRK; from the coding sequence ATGAATAATAATTGCACAGAGGTGGATGAGTATCTGGAGAGTCTGTGGTACATAAACGAAAGAGGTCAGGGAGCCGTATCTGATATTTGTGAGCACACGGTTGGAGGGTTAGAAGACGACTCGCGTGGTGGACTTAGTGATGAGGTAATAGAAAAATTAGTCTCGGATAATCTTGTGGAAATTGACAGCACCGGCAAAATTAAAGGGCTGACCCCCAAAGGATTAGAGAGGGCACGGCAAATAGTGCGCGCTCACAGACTTGCCGAGCGGCTCCTTTACGACGTCATGGGTAAAAACATAGAGGACGGTGCTTGTGAGTTTGAACACATTGTGACGATGGAGCTTGTTGACAGTATTTGCACGCTCCTGGGGCACCCTAAGGAGTGTCCTCATGGGCTTCCGATACCGCAGGGCAGGTGTTGTGAGCTTTCTACAAAGTCGGTTAACAGCTCGGTAATTCATCTTGATGAGCTGGATATTGGTAAGTATGCCCGCATTGCTTATGTTAACTGCCCTAACGACCAACTGATACACAGGCTGAACGGACTTAGCATCCGCCCTGGCGTTACAGTTAAGCTGCATCAGAACTATCCAACGTTTGTAATAGAGTGCGAGGGAATGCACATAGCGCTGGATAATGAATTGGCTGAAAACATCTGTGTCTGGCGTGAAAGTGAATTTGCTAACGACCCTACGGCTCCCGATAAAGCTGTGAAGCGCAGATTTCCATTTCTGCGCAGACTTAGAAAATAA
- a CDS encoding ferrous iron transporter B → MGLLEEKVAPRLKDKERKVLILGLPNSGKTQIYNNLTGTYNLVANYHHTTIDVNRAYYEHGGLLYELYDVPGLYCLYANSEEELLVRNLIFSEEPDVLLFCLDANLLKQSLMLGIELMELGIPMVIALNAIDETSKKGIWIDTAVLSSTLGVPVVESIAIRGIGTRKLKHAIERAKAPKAAIYYGDIVEAGVAKVIQDLPEDFPFKRKTAMLLLLNDKFLENDLISASGEDQYAEIKKNISDITSQFVGSIGKIVYFKRSEWVDQLSDKIVKTQQFDQRSMAKTFAQMSRSVVTGIPIFCMIILITYFLVVNVANEISTLMETYLWTPVMTRLSTLIVSPFWRDFLLGSHGLLSLGLGGAILTVLPILSVFFVVFNVLEDMGYVPNLTVLTRRLFTKVGLSGYSIMPIVLGFGCKTMATFTTRTINSDKEKYIAIFLIAFALPCAPQIGLSMGMLGKVGFKAFLIVSSVLLITEITAGVLLNIIMRDDTKNTYLQALPAIRIPNVFAVLKKTYYRLYMFLKEALPIFLLSAVFLFTLERLGFLKIAKVFLAPLINNFLGLPNEMVDVLILVLARREAAAAVIMDMVNKGGLNFNQAVVSVTLTTMFVPCFANLGAMIKEMGLRRALTMAFLITASSLVISGALNKILLFFNHA, encoded by the coding sequence ATGGGACTATTAGAAGAAAAAGTTGCTCCCCGCTTAAAGGACAAAGAACGGAAGGTTCTGATTCTTGGCCTTCCAAACAGCGGAAAAACTCAGATTTATAATAATCTGACGGGCACGTACAATCTTGTCGCTAACTACCACCACACAACTATTGACGTCAACAGGGCATACTATGAGCACGGAGGGCTGTTGTATGAACTCTACGATGTGCCCGGTCTATATTGCCTGTATGCTAATTCTGAGGAGGAGCTTTTAGTCAGAAATCTGATATTTTCCGAAGAGCCCGATGTTCTGCTCTTTTGCCTTGACGCTAATCTCCTTAAACAATCCCTGATGCTTGGCATAGAGCTGATGGAGCTTGGAATACCAATGGTTATAGCGCTTAATGCTATTGATGAGACCTCAAAAAAAGGGATTTGGATTGATACCGCCGTTCTTTCCTCTACACTTGGGGTTCCGGTTGTAGAATCCATCGCAATCAGAGGGATTGGGACAAGAAAGTTAAAACATGCTATAGAAAGAGCGAAGGCGCCAAAGGCGGCAATTTACTACGGAGACATTGTTGAGGCAGGGGTTGCAAAGGTAATTCAAGACTTGCCCGAGGATTTTCCCTTTAAACGCAAAACAGCAATGCTCCTGCTTCTTAATGACAAGTTCTTAGAAAACGACCTGATTTCGGCATCCGGTGAAGACCAATATGCTGAAATCAAAAAAAATATATCCGATATAACCTCTCAATTTGTAGGCAGCATAGGGAAAATAGTTTATTTCAAACGCTCGGAGTGGGTTGACCAACTTTCAGATAAAATAGTGAAAACCCAGCAGTTTGACCAAAGAAGTATGGCTAAGACGTTTGCCCAGATGAGCAGGAGTGTGGTAACAGGGATTCCTATTTTCTGTATGATAATTTTAATCACTTATTTTTTAGTGGTTAATGTGGCAAATGAAATATCAACTTTGATGGAGACATATTTGTGGACGCCGGTTATGACCAGGCTTAGCACTCTGATAGTATCGCCGTTTTGGAGAGATTTTCTGCTGGGTAGTCATGGGCTGCTTTCTCTGGGATTAGGTGGCGCTATCTTAACAGTGCTTCCGATATTATCTGTGTTTTTTGTTGTCTTTAACGTTTTAGAGGATATGGGATATGTGCCAAATTTAACGGTTCTAACCCGGCGGCTCTTTACTAAAGTCGGTTTAAGCGGATACTCTATAATGCCTATTGTGCTTGGGTTTGGCTGTAAGACAATGGCTACGTTTACAACAAGAACAATCAACTCTGACAAGGAAAAATATATCGCCATCTTTTTAATAGCGTTTGCGCTCCCGTGTGCTCCGCAGATAGGGCTTAGTATGGGAATGCTTGGCAAGGTAGGGTTTAAGGCATTTTTAATAGTGTCCTCAGTGCTGCTTATAACGGAAATTACGGCAGGTGTTTTACTTAATATCATAATGAGAGATGATACTAAAAATACGTATCTTCAGGCTCTTCCTGCTATAAGAATCCCCAATGTGTTTGCTGTATTAAAGAAGACCTACTACCGGCTCTATATGTTTTTAAAAGAGGCGCTGCCTATCTTTCTTCTGTCAGCGGTGTTTCTTTTTACGCTTGAAAGACTTGGGTTTCTTAAGATAGCCAAAGTGTTTTTAGCTCCGCTTATAAATAACTTCTTAGGGCTTCCAAATGAAATGGTGGATGTGCTGATTTTAGTATTGGCACGGCGCGAGGCAGCAGCAGCCGTAATTATGGACATGGTAAACAAAGGCGGGCTTAATTTTAATCAAGCCGTAGTGAGCGTAACACTCACTACAATGTTTGTACCGTGTTTTGCCAATCTGGGTGCTATGATAAAAGAAATGGGCTTAAGGAGAGCCTTAACGATGGCATTTCTTATAACAGCCTCGTCTCTTGTAATATCTGGAGCGTTAAACAAGATTTTATTGTTTTTCAATCACGCATGA